Within the Malus sylvestris chromosome 4, drMalSylv7.2, whole genome shotgun sequence genome, the region GAGTATAatagcacaagtaagggtgtcgaatccACAGGGACTAATTGGACCTATATAATCACTTGTTTTGCAAGAACCATATTAAATGACTAAACTAGGCAACTTTAGACAGATTTGTTGTTGTAACTTAAAAACTCAGAAGAATGATGACAACACAAGTAATGAatcaacaagtaataaaatggaATAAAACCAATGGAGATGGAACTAGGGATTCGGTTTCACCATAGCTAAATTAATCCCATGTTTGTTAAATCAGTTTATGCTCATTCATTCACCTATTTCTTGAGTTTGTTTCACTTAGATATGATCAACCATATGATGTgtggatttgatcaaatcatCCTAGTCAAGAACCAAATTGTGATGTGCAACTTTGGTTCTCAACCAAGGATGTTTTATACATATGAAACTTTCACAAAACCAAAGGGGACACACGGCATGATGTTTGCCAAACATCCCCTTCATTCACTCCCAAATCTGCCAAAATTATGCATGATGTGTGCTTCTAATTTTGGCTACACAACCTGTGGTTAATTCAagtggtgatcaagcattaaaatcaacacacaaagtcACAATAAAATCagagaatgaaacaagaaatagAAGGATCAAATGAGCATTATGAGTTAACTACATGGTTTTCTTGCTAGGCTACATCGAATCCCTAAGAGGAGATTAGTTACATTTCATGTTTACAAACGTTTTAACATAGAAATACATAACATGAATGAACATAGAATTGAGAAGAAGGAACCCTTGAAGCAAAACTGATGTTGAAATCCTTTAAGTGTAGCCTTCGGTCTTGATTCTCCAAATGTGATGCAACATAAAAGATGAGCAGCTTGTGGATGGGTGGTTTGTTTGAATGGGAGAGAGGGTGGTCAGAAATTTGGATGGCTAAGTGAGTGAATGGTGGTGTTGCGGATGGGATAGAGAATGGACACAAAATGGAGTTTCTTGGTGTGTGAATGAGAGTGTGACCCAGAGAGCTTCAAGTGAGATTGCATGGACTTTAAATTGAAGTCCTAATGAGAACATGCAGCTGGAATTAGAGTAATGGATctgccaatctgaaatgatgatgAATTGAAGTGATTTCTGAGGTGGTAAGGCACGGCATGTTGAAACACAAGCATGTGCAGGACTTATTTAATTCAAGAGGCATGTGCAATGGCTGCAATGTGCAGTGGACAACCAGAAATTGTTTTCCACATGCTGGAAAGGGaaagaaaggcacggcatggcttggtttggatgtgcAAAGGTGGCTGAATGACTTAGATTAATGAAGACACATGCATTGCTGCAAAAGGGAGttggaaagggtaaggcaaTGCACGGCAAGGTGTGAACATGCATGTAATCACATGTTGTTGAGGTGTAAATGGAAGGGAAAGCACGGCAGGTTTGAACACATGCATGTGATTGCATGTTTTGATGTTTAAAGGAAATGGAAGGCACGGCACAAATTGTGAACATGCATGTGATTGCATGTTTTGGAACCACCTAAGTTAATTCCAATGTTTTTGCCTTGTCTTGTCTCACCCAATATGGCCGAATGCCACCTTACACTTCCAAATGTGATCCTGAAATTCCATGCAGCCAAGTAACTTCTAAAATCCTCAtttgaaacttcaaattgaCTCCTCAAGAACCTTCTCCACGTTTGGGATAATGCTCAGCTACCAAAAAGGGGTGATTTTACTTCATTTGCAATCCAATTGATCCTAAAACACACTTGGCTGCACACTAGCacaaaataatgtaaaaacacaactagtttgattcaaaaacatcacaaaaatgCCAATTAAAGATGATATAAATGTACACAAAGTGTGtacatcaaatacccccaaacctgGTTTTTGCTAGTCCACGagcaaacttaaaactaaaacacacacaacacacaaaacATTCATGTATGTTGGTTAAAACATGCTTTACACCAAATAATAAGAACCAAAGAAAACTTTGTCATACATCCAAACTCAAAAGTTTTCTACTCCaaagaattatatcaattgTGATGTATAAAGATATTTCTCCATGTCTTACAACTTCAAGGCCACCATACCCAAATGCTTAAGAAAGAAATCGCCTCAACTCTACTCCTCACAGCTTCCACTCAATTTCTCACTCAGATCCTAAGGTTCAGTCTCTTCACAACATATATGAGTGAAATTATGTAAAGGCAATCAAAATTCTCACATATGAAATCCGAAATGGGAGCACAATTTCTGAGTAGATCTCATGAAATGAATCAAATGCTAAGAATAAAAATAACATACACTTACCATCACCCATGAATACATCCTCAATGATCAGCTAGGTCTTTCTTAAGATTGTAATGTAAGGCTTAGGTTAAAGGTTAAGAAAGAAGGGATATGAAATACTAGAGCTTGGGGTATACCAAAGTGTCCTTGAGGATCATGCTCTTCACTTGCATttgccttctttcttcttttggcgTCCAGGCCCTAAACCTTATAAAGAGGAGATTTGGAACTTGTATCCactttgattcttttttttttataacttttatGCTTAGAAACAACTTTCACATAGGTGCCCTCGGTACACGCCACAATCTTGATCTCTCACTCAATTTACCTTAAGCTTTCATCAAATTGGTATTCCCCAAACTATAAGGTATGGCTTATATTGAGCTAGAATGGGTAGAGTATGGTGCGGGTGATGAAAGAATTAGGCTAAAGTGTTTGGCTGCAACAATGGTGAATGGAGCACACAAAGGGATAGGATTTAAGCCTTTTAGTAGTTAAAACATGCATAGCCTAACATCATTTCATTGAGTTCATTCATGAATGATACCAAACACATGGTATCTGCAAAATAGAGTAATTCTTAGCATCCAAACAAAATAGAAGTAAAGAGATCATTTAaagtgaaattgaaagaaaaagataggaGTTGAAACACTTTAAACCCTCTAAAAGAAGCAATTAAGCTCAAAATAACTCACTAGGGTAGTCTCCACTATTCTTCTTCCAGAATTTGAGTATGGTACCTCTATCATCATATCTCCAAGAATTACATCTTTATACAAGACACAAGATACAAAATTTTTTTATAGCAACCCAAAAGTTTGTTTGCAAACATAGTCCTCATAAGCATTCGAATTAGTAAGCAAAAGCACACTTaaccaaaacaaacacaaaaacaaacctTCCATCccaaaatacccccaaacctatGGTAAGCATTGTCCTCGATGCTTAAAATTGTATGCAATTCAAGTAGGTAAATAATATGGAATGGTAACAACATAAACACAACATGAAGATAGAATACAAACCACACTAGGTTGCCTCCTAGCAAGCGCTTTATTTAATGTCTAGGCAAGACATGGAACTTGTTCATGGTGTTGTAAACTCAAGAAAATCGACAATTTGATACACTTGCCCTTCCTCCTCTTGTTGCAAATATGGTTTCAATCTCTGTCCATTGACTTTGAAAGAGGTGCCATTCTTCATGTTCTCTATCTCCACAGCTCCGTGGGGAAATGTTTGCAACACTTTGAATGGTCCTACCCATCTAGACTTCAATTTACCTGGAAAAAGTCTCAAACGTGAGTCATACAAAAGTACTTTCATACCTTGGTGAAACTCCTTCCTTAGGATGGCTTTGTCATGATAGAGCTTAGTCCTTTCCTTGTAAATTTTGGCATTTTCATATGCCTCATTTCTGAGCTCTTCCAACTCATTAAGTTGGAGCTTCCTTGCTATTCCAGCATCCTTGTAATCAAAGTTGAACTTCTTAATGGCCCAATATGCTCGGTGTTCAAGCTCCATTGGCAAATGACAAGCTTTCCCAAACACAAGACGATAAGGACTCATGCCAATGGGGGTCTTGTACGCTGTTctatacgcccaaagtgcatcattcaaCCTCAACGaccaatccttccttgtgggGCTCACAGTCTTCATCAAAATGTTTTTGATCTCCCTATTGCTAATCTCCACTTGTCCTGAGGTTTGAGGATGGTACGGGGTTGCCACTTTGTGGTTGATGTTGTACTTcctcatcaatgattcaaaggGTTTGTTGCAGAAATGGCTACCACCATCACTAATAATAGCTCTTGGCGTTCCAAACCTACAAAAAATCACATCTTTAATAAAGTGCAAAACAACCTTATGATCATTAGTTCTTGTAGCAATGGCTTCAACCCATTTGGATACATAATCAACTGCCACTAATATGTATAAGTAGCCAAAAGATGATGGAAATGGTCCCATGAAGTCGattccccaaacatcaaaaagcTCTACCACCAAAATGTTGTTCAATGGCATCTCATTTCTTCGGCTAATGTTCCCCATCTTTTGGCACCTATCACAATTagaacaaaaatcaaaagcatCTTTGAATAAAGTAGGCCAAAAGAAACCAGATTGTAAAACTTTAAGAGATGTCTTTTTGGCACCAAAATGTCCGCCACATGCCAATGTATGACTGAACGTTAGAATGCTTTGTTGTTCACTCTCTGGGACACATCTCCTAATGATTTGATCAGGGcaatatttaaacaaatatggTTCGTCCCAAACGTAGTGCTTGACCATGGCAAGGAACTTTTTTCTTTCCTGAAAAGAAATGTCATTTCTCATTACACCACAAGCAAGATAATTAACgaaatcagcataccacggttcTTTTTCTTGAACAACAAGGAGTTGTTCATCTGGAAATGATTCATTTAGAGGCAAAGGTTGTGCAACTCCATGGTTCTCATTAAGTCTTGACAAGTGGTCAGCCACAACATTATCACTTCCCTTTTTATCTCGAACCTCCAAGTCAAACTCTTGTAGTAAGAGTATCCATCTAATTAAGCGTGGTTTAGCATCCTTCTTTGTCATCAAATACCTAAGGGCTGCATGATCAGAAAACACAATAACTTTAGATCCCACAAGATATGACCGAAACTtctctaaagcaaaaacaatagCAAGCAACTCCTTTTCAGTTGTGGAATAGTtaagttgagcatcatttagagTCCGACTTGCATAGTAGATCACGTGTGGAAGTTTGTTCACCCTTTGCCCTAAAACTGCACCAATAGCATAGTCAGAGGCATCACACATTAATTCAAAAGGTAAAGACCAATCTGGTGCCATAATAATTGGGGCCGAGGTTAATTCCtgtttcaaagttttgaatgcATCCATACAAGCTGTATCAAAATGAAATGCAACATCTTTAGCTAATAGATTGCATAATGGACGAGTGATCATTGAAAAGTTCTTAATGAAACGTCGATAAAAACCCGCATGTCCCAAAAAACTTCTCACTCCCTTCACGGTTGTGGGAGGTGCCATCTTGGTGATTATGTCAATTTTGGCTTTGTCCACCTCCATTCCTTTGCTAGAGATTACATGTCCCAACACAATTCCTTGTTTCACCATGAATtggcatttttcccaattgagaACCAAATTTGTTTCCTGACATCTTTGAAGTACTAAAGAGAGATGGTTAAGACATTCATCAAAAGAAGAACCAAACACtgaaaagtcatccataaatacctcaatgaATCTTTCTACCATGTCAGAAAAGATGGCCAACATACATCTTTGGAAAGTTGCTGGAGCATTGCAAAGTCCAAATGGCATTCTCCTATATGCAAATGTGCCAAAGGGGCAAGTAAAGGTAGTTTTCTCTTGATCCTCTGGAGCAATTGCAATTTGATTGTAACCTGAGTAACCATCCAGAAAACAATAATGTGAGTAACCTGCCAatctctcaagcatttgatctatGAAAGGCATAGGAAAGTAATCTTTTCTAGTGCTAGAATTCAACTTCCTGTAATCAGTGCAAACACGCCAACTGGCTGTGGGCTTTGTGGGCACAAGctatttgttttcatttgtcATCACTGTGATTCCCACCTTCTTGGGTACCACCTGAATAGCACTCACCCATTTGCTATCAGAAATGGGATATATGATTCCCACATCTAACAACTTCAACACTTCACTCCTCACCACTTCCTTCATGTGTGGATTGAGTCTTCTTTGTGGTTCACGGGTTGTCTTTGATCCATCCTCCAAAAGAATCCTATGCATGCACATGGTAGGGCTTATTCCCTTGATATCTGCAATAGACCATCCAATAGCTGATTTAGACTCTTTTAACACTCTCATTagcttatcttcttcatttggatttAGGTCAGAAGCTATGATAACCGGAAGAGTTTCAAATTCAGCTAGATATGCATATTTAAGATGTGGTGGAAGTGGTTTAAGTTCAAGTTTTGGTGCCTTAACAATGGAAGGAATTAAATGTGACCTAGATGGTTCTAAATGCTCTacaagaggtgaaacatttaaaGGATACGGTGCCAATGCTTCCAAGGCAGCTACTACTTTCATGAGtgcatcttcttcatcaaactcaTCTTGAGATTGAGTCAAAACAGTTTGTAATGGTTCACTAGATTGTGCCTGCAAGAACTTAGAGAAAACAAGTGAATCAAGCACATAAATGGCATAGCACTCAAGAGATGAAGAAGGATGAGAAAGAGACTCAAACACTTTAAATTGTACGGTCTCTCCTAGCACTGTCATAGTGAGGAGTCCATTTTGCACATCAATGATAGTCTTGGCCGTGGCCATGAATGGTCTTCCAAGCAAAATAGGCAACTCTCTATCATGTATAGGAGCTTCTTCCATGTCCAACACTACAAAATCCGCAGGCAAGATTAGTTTATCAATTTGAACTAGAATATCCTCTACTATACCTCTTGGATACTTCACGGATCTGTCTGCAAGTTGTAATGAAATGGTGGTGGCTTTCAATTCCCCCAAACCTAGTTGAAGGTACACAGAATAAGGCATTAAATTGATGCTAGCACCCAAATCAAGCATTGCTTTTTCAACTTTATTTTCTCCTATAGTAATGTTGATAGAGAAACTCCCTGGATCTTTGAGCTTTGGTGGAAGTTTTCTTTGCAACACTGCACTTACATTCTCAGACACCACTACCTTCTCATGTGGTCCATACTTCCTTTTGTAGTTGTTTAACTCTTTGAAGAATTTCCCATAAGCTGGCATGTTCCTAATGACATCAAGCAAAGGTAAGTTAACATTCACTTTACTTAGAATATCAAAAATGTCCTTAAATGACTTATCCTGCTTGCTTTTGGCAAGTCTTCCAGGGAATGGTATTGGTGGAGTATAAGGCTTCTCGGCCTTGTGAAGATTTGGTGCTTCAAATGAGGAATTGGCAGGGCTTGGTTCCTCATTTGGTTTCTCATTTTCTCCTTGAGTAACCCCTGCATTCACATGATCAAATTCATTAGTAACTTCATTACCAACTCTATTATTGATAACCTTACCACTTCTAAGTGTAGTGATTGCTTTGGCTTGCTCTTGGTTCCTTTGAAGCATCACGGGTTGGCTTGGAAACTTTCCAACTTCTCTTTGGTTCAAGGCATCCGCAATCTGTCCCAATTGTGTCTCCATTTTGGTTAGGGCAGCCGAATGTTGTTGGAAAGTGCTATTGGTAGCTTGTTGGAATTGCAAGGTGTTTTGAGCTAACAACTTAACCGTATCCTCAAGTgtagtggccggttttggttggaagttttggaattgattttgattttgattgttGTTCCTCCATGAAAGAttgggatgatctctccaacttgggttatatgtgtttgaatacACATCATTCCTTGGCCTTTGATTGTAAGAATTCATGAGGTTCACTTGTTCTTGGACAAATTCGGGGTAGGCTTCCCTAGATGGACATTGATGAGTAAGGTGGTTTGGTATGTTGCAAATGGCACACACCTCATTTGCTTTTGGCACCATGTTGAGCACGGCTTCAAGCTTCTTCTCTAGGTTAGCTACCTGCAAGGAAAGTTCATGATTAGAATTTGTTTCATACACTCCAACTTTCTTACCCCTTAGATCTTTGTGTTGAGCATTAGACCCCAACATCTCATAAATGTTATATGACTCTTGagcattctttttcttcaaagctcCACCTGCTGCATTATCAACAGTTGATTGACATGTTTGGGTTAGTCCATCATAGAAAATTTGCATTTGTAAATGAAAAGGTAACCCATGGTGTGGACATTGCAACAAAAGGCCTTTAAAACGCTCCCAACACTCATTGAAAGGTTCTCCATCATCTTgtttgaaattgaagatttgtcCCCTTAATGTGGCTGTCTTTTGAGTGgagaagaacttctccaagaacttCTTAGCCACGGCATCCCAAGTGATGAGGGAACCCGGTGCTAGAGTCATCAACCAACTCTTGGCCCTATCTTTCAATGTGTAAGGGAATACTCTCATCCTCAAATTTGCTTCACTTACTCCCTGCAAAGGTAAACCACTCACAACATTATAGAATTCTTTCACATGAGCTAAAGGATCTTCATTAGGTAAGCCATAAAACGAGGGAAGCATATGAAAATGTGAAGATTTAAGATCATAGTTTCTAGCTTCGGTGGGCAGCAAGATGCATGAAGGAGAATTTGGTATGATTGGTTGAGCAAAGTCCTCCAAAGCTCGAAGTTCATCTTGGTTGTCCGCCATCTCTTCTTCACGGAAATTGGGTGAATTTGTTGGCACAAAGTTGTCAAAAGTATTGCTCTTCAACCGTTTAATTCTTTGGCCTAACTCAACAAGTCTATTTGACATAAACTTcctgaaaacaaaacaaacaagtttgaatataaattagcactctacttaaaataaaaataacaagggTTCATAACTAAACAAGCAATTACAAGGGACTGAAATcagtccccggcaacggcgccatttttgttgatgatatgttttaAACCTTCCTAATGCTAAAACATATTGAGTATAATAGCACAAGTAAAGGTGTCGAATCCACAGGGACTAATTGGACCTATATAATCACTTGTTTTGCAAGAACCATATTAAATGACTAAACTAGGCAACTTTAGACAGATTTGTTGTTGTAACTTAAAAACTCACAAGAATGATGACAACACAAGTAATGAatcaacaagtaataaaatggaATAAAACCAATGGAGATGGAACTAGGGATTCGGTTTCACCATAGCTAAATTAATCCCATGTTTGTTAAATCAGTTTATGCTCATTCATTCACCTATTTCTTGAGTTTGTTTCACTTAGATATGATCAACCATATGATGTgtggatttgatcaaatcatCCTAGTCAAGAACCAAATTGTGATGTGCAACTTTGGTTCTCAACCAAGGATGTTTTATACATATGAAACTTTCACAAAACCAAAGGGGACACACGGCATGATGTTTGCCAAACATCCCCTTCATTCACTCCCAAATCTGCCAAAATTATGCATGATGTGTGCTTCTAATTTTGGCTACACAACCTGTGGTTAATTCAagtggtgatcaagcattaaaatcaacacacaaagtcACAATAAAATCagagaatgaaacaagaaatagAAGGATCAAATGAGCATTATGAGTTAACTACATGGTTTTCTTGCTAGGCTACATCGAATCCCTAAGAGGAGATTAGTTACATTTCATGTTTACAAACGTTTTAACATAGAAATACATAACATGAATGAACATAGAATTGAGAAGAAGGAACCCTTGAAGCAAAACTGATGTTGAAATCCTTTAAGTGTAGCCTTCGGTCTTGATTCTCCAAATGTGATGCAACATAAAAGATGAGCAGCTTGTGGATGGGTGGTTTGTTTGAATGGGAGAGAGGGTGGTCAGAAATTTGGATGGCTAAGTGAGTGAATGGTGGTGTTGCGGATGGGATAGAGAATGGACACAAAATGGAGTTTCTTGGTGTGTGAATGAGAGTGTGACCCAGAGAGCTTCAAGTGAGATTGCATGGACTTTAAATTGAAGTCCTAATGAGAACATGCAGCTGGAATTAGAGTAATGGATctgccaatctgaaatgatgatgAATTGAAGTGATTTCTGAGGTGGTAAGGCACGGCATGTTGAAACACAAGCATGTGCAGGACTTATTTAATTCAAGAGGCATGTGCAATGGCTGCAATGTGCAGTGGACAACCAGAAATTGTTTTCCACATGCTGGAAAGGGaaagaaaggcacggcatggcttggtttggatgtgcAAAGGTGGCTGAATGACTTAGATTAATGAAGACACATGCATTGCTGCAAAAGGGAGttggaaagggtaaggcaaTGCACGGCAAGGTGTGAACATGCATGTAATCACATGTTGTTGAGGTGTAAATGGAAGGGAAAGCACGGCAGGTTTGAACACATGCATGTGATTGCATGTTTTGATGTTTAAAGGAAATGGAAGGCACGGCACAAATTGTGAACATGCATGTGATTGCATGTTTTGGAACCACCTAAGTTAATTCCAATGTTTTTGCCTTGTCTTGTCTCACCCAATATGGCCGAATGCCACCTTACACTTCCAAATGTGATCCTGAAATTCCATGCAGCCAAGTAACTTCTAAAATCCTCAtttgaaacttcaaattgaCTCCTCAAGAACCTTCTCCACGTTTGGGATAATGCTCAGCTACCAAAAAGGGGTGATTTTACTTCATTTGCAATCCAATTGATCCTAAAACACACTTGGCTGCACACTAGCacaaaataatgtaaaaacacaactagtttgattcaaaaacatcacaaaaatgCCAATTAAAGATGATATAAATGTACACAAAGTGTGTACatcaaatcatcaacaaaggtaaCAAACCATTTAATGTCGGAAAGAGTACTAATAAGAGAAAGACCCCAGACATCAGAGTGCACAAGATCAAATGGAAACAatcttttattcatactaggAGAAAATGAAGCATGATGGCTCTTTGAGAGAATACATACTTCACAATGTAAGTCtgattcttttatttcatgaaataaactAGGCGACATTAGCCTTAAATAACCAAACGAAGCATGTCCTAACCGACGATGCAATAGCCAAACTTCTTGCAAATTATTGGTACAAGATGCTCGAACTGCATTAGCTCTGCCAGGAACGACGTTATCCATATAACCTCTCTCTCTTAGTGTCATGCCCAATTATCTTATTGGTCTGAGAATCCTGAAGTAAACAAAAGAGTGGATACATAAGTACAGCACAATCTAATTGCTCATTAACTTGAGGAATAGATAACAAATTATGAGACAACGATGGAACAAGCAAGCAATGATGAAAGGAGAGGGCCGGTGTAAGGTCCACAGTACCAACCCCAATAACCGGTGTAGTGGTGCCATTCGCCATTGCTACATGCTTCCAATGAGTTGTTGTCatacaagtaaacaaatttttATCAAAGGTCATATGGTCTGTTGCACCAGAGTCCATAATCTAACTTGTATGATGTTCAGTGTCGGAGGCTAAAAGAATGTGCCCCATAATACTTGTATTAGATGACGATTCACTAGGATTAGTCGTAGTCAACAAGCTTTGACTTGGATCTCCAAGGGTAAGCACGGTTTCCTTGGTACTAAGTGCAGCAGTGGTAATGGATGCACGACTCCTGTTTGCTCCATTAGCAACTCACTCTTTTGCACCTTTGCATctaaatttttctttaattcagGGAACCATTCAGGGACTCCATGCTTCTAAAAACAAGTATCCTCAGTATGATGGGTTTGACCATAGAAAGTACACTTTAAATCATCTTTATTTTCCCGAGTAAAAGGATGGGAAGTTGTCGATGAAGGTGAGACATATGGCCGGCCAGCAGAGAGTGGTCATGACACTATGGCTACAGACGGTGTAGCATGACATTGGGCTTCATGCCTAacaacataaaacacatcctcgATAGATGGTAGGGGTTGAGTTCTTAAAATATCACCACATGCCTTATCAAATATGTCATCAAGTCCCCCTAGGAAGGCATAAACCCGGTCCAATTGGATCTCTTATTGAAGCATCCTCAGGTTAATAGCACACTCCACTGTAATTGGTCTTCTTTGATCCAGTTCTTGCCATACCACTTTGATATCAGCAGAGTACATGTCAATAGGAAGCCCTTCCTCACGAAGTCGAATTGACTTTCCATTTAACTTATAAATCTGAGAAATATCATAACCATCATAATATGTCTGAGCAACTTCTTCCTGTACTTCTTTACCAGTACGAAGATGGATGAAAAACGCATGATGGTAGGATCCATGGAATTAATCAACCACCCTTTCACAATTGCATTCCCGGTTTCCCATGTTTCATACTCGGCACTTTCTTCCTTCGGTTCCTTGGACCAAGAGGATAATTTGATCCATTGGTTTTACAGTAT harbors:
- the LOC126618125 gene encoding uncharacterized protein LOC126618125, whose product is MAPLPGTDFSPLKFMSNRLVELGQRIKRLKSNTFDNFVPTNSPNFREEEMADNQDELRALEDFAQPIIPNSPSCILLPTEARNYDLKSSHFHMLPSFYGLPNEDPLAHVKEFYNVVSGLPLQGVSEANLRMRVFPYTLKDRAKSWLMTLAPGSLITWDAVAKKFLEKFFSTQKTATLRGQIFNFKQDDGEPFNECWERFKGLLLQCPHHGLPFHLQMQIFYDGLTQTCQSTVDNAAGGALKKKNAQESYNIYEMLGSNAQHKDLRGKKVGVYETNSNHELSLQVANLEKKLEAVLNMVPKANEVCAICNIPNHLTHQCPSREAYPEFVQEQVNLMNSYNQRPRNDVYSNTYNPSWRDHPNLSWRNNNQNQNQFQNFQPKPATTLEDTVKLLAQNTLQFQQATNSTFQQHSAALTKMETQLGQIADALNQREVGKFPSQPVMLQRNQEQAKAITTLRSGKVINNRVGNEVTNEFDHVNAGVTQGENEKPNEEPSPANSSFEAPNLHKAEKPYTPPIPFPGRLAKSKQDKSFKDIFDILSKVNVNLPLLDVIRNMPAYGKFFKELNNYKRKYGPHEKVVVSENVSAVLQRKLPPKLKDPGSFSINITIGENKVEKAMLDLGASINLMPYSVYLQLGLGELKATTISLQLADRSVKYPRGIVEDILVQIDKLILPADFVVLDMEEAPIHDRELPILLGRPFMATAKTIIDVQNGLLTMTVLGETVQFKVFESLSHPSSSLECYAIYVLDSLVFSKFLQAQSSEPLQTVLTQSQDEFDEEDALMKVVAALEALAPYPLNVSPLVEHLEPSRSHLIPSIVKAPKLELKPLPPHLKYAYLAEFETLPVIIASDLNPNEEDKLMRVLKESKSAIGWSIADIKGISPTMCMHRILLEDGSKTTREPQRRLNPHMKEVVRSEVLKLLDVGIIYPISDSKWVSAIQVVPKKVGITVMTNENK